Proteins encoded together in one Nostoc sp. PCC 7524 window:
- a CDS encoding ABC transporter permease translates to MNWWQRLQKNPLARFGAILLLIFYVAVIAADFVAPYDPYVSQPNGSLLPPTRIYWVSPTSGKFIGPHIYPTTQGDTDLETGDRQLIVDFNQPSPVRLFVSGPEYRLFQLSLPLPPQWQEVSIIPGIPLDWHLFGAAGNAKLNLLGTDEQGRDQFSRLLYGGRISLFIGIVGVLFTFPLGLLIGGISGYFGGWTDSVIMRVAEVLMTFPSIYLLVTLSSVLPAGLTSSQRFLLVVLITSVISWAGLARVIRGQVLSIKEREFVQAARAMGGKPIYIILRHVLPQTATYVIISATLAVPSFIGAEAVLSLIGLGIQQPDPSWGNMLSLASNASILVLQPWLIWPPAVLIILTVLAFNVLGDGLRDALDPRSFRR, encoded by the coding sequence ATGAATTGGTGGCAAAGACTTCAGAAAAATCCGTTGGCGCGATTTGGGGCAATTTTGCTGTTGATTTTCTATGTGGCGGTAATCGCTGCTGATTTTGTCGCCCCATATGATCCTTATGTCTCACAGCCTAATGGTTCACTATTACCACCGACTCGGATTTATTGGGTTTCACCAACATCAGGTAAATTTATCGGCCCCCATATTTATCCTACAACTCAGGGAGACACCGATTTAGAGACAGGCGATCGCCAACTAATTGTAGATTTTAATCAGCCTTCTCCTGTGCGGTTATTTGTCTCCGGGCCAGAGTACCGACTGTTTCAATTGAGTTTACCACTACCGCCTCAATGGCAAGAAGTCTCCATTATCCCCGGTATTCCCTTAGATTGGCATTTGTTTGGCGCTGCTGGTAACGCTAAGTTAAATCTCCTTGGTACAGACGAACAAGGACGTGATCAATTTAGCCGCTTGCTATATGGGGGGCGGATTAGTCTATTTATCGGTATTGTGGGAGTTTTGTTTACCTTTCCCCTAGGTTTGCTCATAGGTGGTATTTCTGGCTACTTTGGCGGTTGGACGGATAGCGTGATTATGCGGGTGGCAGAAGTGCTGATGACTTTCCCTAGTATCTATCTATTAGTTACCTTAAGCTCCGTCTTACCAGCCGGGTTAACTAGCAGTCAACGTTTTTTGCTAGTTGTCTTGATTACTTCGGTGATTAGCTGGGCTGGATTAGCAAGGGTAATTCGTGGACAGGTACTTTCAATTAAAGAGCGAGAATTTGTCCAAGCAGCCAGAGCTATGGGTGGAAAACCAATCTATATTATTCTGCGCCACGTTTTACCGCAGACTGCTACCTATGTAATTATCTCTGCAACTTTAGCGGTTCCCAGCTTTATTGGTGCAGAAGCGGTATTAAGTTTAATTGGTTTGGGCATTCAACAACCTGATCCATCTTGGGGTAATATGCTGTCTCTAGCCAGCAATGCTTCCATTTTGGTGCTACAACCTTGGTTAATTTGGCCGCCAGCCGTGCTGATTATTCTTACAGTCTTAGCTTTTAATGTACTGGGCGATGGTTTAAGAGATGCGCTTGATCCTCGTAGTTTCAGAAGATAG
- a CDS encoding Npun_R2479 family HD domain-containing metalloprotein, which translates to MFNATEILIDAFVKQLRDGYSRTYGCFKNDYQDIIAWAGNMALENIANSDALYHNVEHSILVTLVGQEILRGKHIREGGVSSEDWLHFIISLLCHDIGYVKGVCRLDQEHEGLYATGQNGKMISLAPGASDASLTPYHVDRAKLFIDERFGGHKLIDAEVIKSNIELTRFPVPTADDHQGTTSFAGLVRAADLIGQLSDPRYLKKITSLYYEFEETGVTKVLGYKNPADLRKNYAKFYWNGVHPYITDGLRYLSLTQQGKQILANLYSNVFVVEHEKNQEEQKYLVKQLQA; encoded by the coding sequence ATGTTCAACGCCACTGAGATTTTAATTGATGCCTTCGTCAAACAACTGAGAGACGGCTACAGTCGTACTTATGGCTGTTTCAAAAATGATTATCAAGACATCATTGCTTGGGCTGGTAATATGGCGTTGGAGAACATAGCCAACAGTGACGCGCTCTATCACAATGTTGAACACTCAATATTAGTTACCCTTGTAGGGCAGGAAATCTTACGCGGTAAGCATATCCGTGAAGGTGGTGTTTCTAGCGAAGATTGGTTACATTTTATTATTTCCTTGTTATGTCATGATATTGGCTATGTTAAAGGCGTTTGTCGTCTAGACCAAGAACACGAAGGTTTATACGCTACAGGGCAGAATGGCAAAATGATTTCTCTTGCACCTGGGGCTTCTGATGCTAGTCTGACACCGTATCATGTGGATAGAGCTAAATTATTCATTGATGAGCGTTTTGGCGGTCATAAGCTGATAGATGCCGAAGTCATTAAAAGCAATATTGAATTGACTAGGTTTCCTGTACCTACAGCAGACGATCATCAAGGTACAACTAGCTTTGCTGGGTTGGTACGTGCTGCTGATTTAATAGGACAATTAAGCGATCCACGTTACTTAAAGAAAATCACCTCTTTGTACTATGAGTTTGAAGAAACCGGAGTCACCAAAGTTTTAGGGTACAAAAACCCGGCAGATTTACGGAAAAACTACGCTAAATTTTATTGGAATGGAGTTCATCCCTATATTACAGATGGGCTGAGATATTTATCTTTGACACAGCAAGGAAAACAAATTTTAGCCAATCTCTACTCGAATGTGTTTGTTGTTGAACATGAAAAAAATCAAGAAGAACAAAAATATTTAGTCAAGCAATTGCAAGCATGA
- a CDS encoding HsdM family class I SAM-dependent methyltransferase, with protein MSQSGLLELAHKKLHWPTPEQILEPPGAGPSVYAQIAREKLGRTISKLSDGHGVQIGVLAANPQGDSTETPIALVCDFPGEVSEETLKKTYRLAWSFSRTPSLITTEPNRLRIWTCYEEPPKEDDIIKPVINVSKQELESFNQISLSDQAAESLRLHWADLVSGQFFQEHSQRFQRSQAADQMLLRNLKSVRKELQENELDDDTIHDLLARIIFIQFLFDRQESEGNPALNTNLLDYLYQIGKLSAKYSHLADILRNHRDTYQFFRWLNGKFNGDLFPGKGATEQEREVEWQTEEQKVKQTHLNILAYFVSGHVDIENGQLSLWQYYHFDVIPLDFISSIYEEFVSKEYGTGIHYTPEHIVDFVLDGVLPWDSEKWDMKILDPACGSGIFLVKAFQRLIYRWEKAHQKIIQPNDLKNLLENNLFGVDVDAQAVRVASFSLYLTMLDKVEPQDYWENEFRFPRLRDRQLIAADFFEEDKEGFRSVQDAGKYDLVVGNAPWGKNTVTPAAKSWAGDVWTITYGNIGPLFLPKAAALTKPGGQVAMMQPALALIFNQVGTAQAFRARLFSEFKIEEIVNLSALRFGLFKDAISPACVITMSVTPPDGEPLTYICPKPVMTNQDDYYIVIEPYDVNTIYPQEAISNPLVWTALMWGGRRDLSLVRRLAKDKNLEQLELSNIVISSQGIIRGSRQKYHSAILGRRILEDKRFTQLFPKGTDTYLVAKQLPINKDPYTHRLTNLAAFDLPQLIIKLSWTEKLSRFQSAITESEKQNSTGIICSGSYVSVHIIEENSLILEAACLTYKSKLAVYYLLLSNGRFASYIPEIKPSDLLRVPIPELSVGDLHNIKTIDDIDERIRQAFEFKDSEWVLINDLFNYTLQDFKGNSASPGRKRTLRIDNSQSQNNTEPELTAYCEYFLRVMKAGFGQDKQVCATIFQEINNTFLPVRLVAIYLNRPDCHGVHIEPINSPDLMERLENLNKLYIKRGSIEDGGIFYQRVARIYDSVQLNEVNIPTIYLIKPDKIRYWTRSMALRDADEVAADIMT; from the coding sequence ATGTCACAGTCTGGACTACTGGAACTAGCACATAAAAAACTTCACTGGCCAACTCCAGAACAAATTTTGGAGCCACCTGGTGCTGGACCAAGTGTTTATGCACAAATCGCTAGGGAAAAGTTAGGTAGAACTATCAGCAAACTATCAGATGGTCATGGTGTGCAAATAGGAGTGCTGGCTGCAAATCCTCAAGGTGACTCAACAGAAACACCTATTGCGTTGGTGTGTGATTTTCCAGGAGAAGTATCAGAGGAAACTCTGAAGAAAACTTATAGACTCGCTTGGAGTTTTTCTCGTACACCGTCACTAATTACAACAGAACCTAACCGATTAAGAATTTGGACGTGCTACGAAGAACCTCCAAAAGAAGATGATATTATCAAGCCCGTAATTAATGTTTCTAAGCAGGAACTTGAATCATTTAATCAAATATCTCTTTCAGATCAAGCTGCTGAAAGTTTGCGTTTACACTGGGCTGATCTAGTATCCGGTCAATTTTTTCAAGAACATAGCCAGCGATTTCAACGAAGTCAGGCTGCTGACCAGATGCTATTGAGAAATCTGAAAAGTGTTCGGAAGGAACTTCAAGAAAACGAACTTGATGATGACACGATTCATGATTTATTAGCAAGAATTATTTTTATTCAATTCCTTTTTGATCGTCAAGAATCTGAAGGTAATCCTGCTTTAAATACAAATTTACTAGATTATTTATATCAAATTGGGAAATTATCGGCTAAATACTCTCATTTAGCTGACATATTAAGAAATCATAGAGATACTTATCAATTTTTTCGTTGGCTCAACGGCAAGTTTAATGGTGATTTATTCCCAGGTAAAGGAGCTACCGAACAAGAAAGGGAAGTTGAATGGCAAACAGAAGAACAAAAAGTTAAACAAACTCACCTAAATATACTTGCTTATTTTGTCAGTGGTCATGTAGACATTGAAAATGGACAGTTAAGTCTATGGCAATACTATCATTTTGATGTTATACCTTTAGATTTTATTAGCAGTATATATGAAGAATTTGTCAGTAAAGAATATGGTACAGGAATTCATTACACACCAGAACATATAGTTGATTTTGTATTAGATGGTGTTTTACCTTGGGATAGTGAAAAATGGGATATGAAGATTCTTGATCCTGCTTGTGGTTCAGGAATTTTTCTAGTTAAAGCATTCCAACGTTTAATTTATAGATGGGAAAAAGCTCATCAAAAAATAATTCAACCAAATGATTTAAAAAATTTACTAGAAAATAATTTATTTGGAGTTGATGTAGATGCTCAAGCTGTAAGGGTCGCATCTTTTAGTCTGTATTTAACCATGCTAGATAAAGTTGAACCTCAAGATTATTGGGAGAATGAGTTTCGCTTTCCTAGATTACGTGATCGTCAATTAATTGCTGCTGATTTTTTTGAAGAAGACAAAGAAGGTTTTCGTTCTGTTCAGGATGCTGGTAAATATGATTTAGTCGTAGGTAATGCACCTTGGGGTAAAAACACTGTCACTCCGGCAGCTAAATCTTGGGCTGGAGATGTTTGGACAATAACCTACGGTAATATTGGCCCACTTTTTCTGCCAAAAGCTGCTGCTTTAACAAAACCTGGTGGACAAGTAGCAATGATGCAACCTGCACTGGCGTTGATTTTTAATCAGGTTGGTACTGCTCAGGCATTTCGAGCTAGGCTTTTTTCAGAGTTCAAAATTGAAGAGATAGTTAATTTGTCTGCATTACGTTTTGGGCTTTTCAAAGATGCTATTTCTCCAGCTTGTGTTATCACAATGTCAGTCACACCTCCTGATGGTGAACCTTTGACATACATTTGTCCAAAGCCAGTAATGACTAATCAAGATGACTATTATATAGTAATTGAGCCATACGATGTTAATACAATTTACCCTCAAGAAGCGATATCAAATCCATTAGTTTGGACAGCATTAATGTGGGGAGGGAGACGTGATCTTTCTTTAGTTCGTAGATTGGCTAAAGACAAAAATTTAGAACAACTTGAGCTTTCAAATATTGTAATATCATCTCAAGGAATTATCAGAGGAAGTCGTCAAAAATATCATTCAGCAATTTTAGGAAGACGTATTTTAGAGGATAAAAGATTTACTCAACTATTTCCTAAAGGCACTGACACTTACTTGGTAGCGAAGCAACTTCCTATTAATAAAGATCCATATACACACCGTCTAACTAATTTGGCAGCATTTGATTTGCCGCAACTAATAATTAAACTCAGTTGGACGGAAAAATTAAGCCGTTTTCAGAGTGCTATTACTGAATCAGAAAAACAAAATAGTACGGGTATTATTTGCTCTGGTAGCTATGTCAGTGTACACATTATTGAAGAAAACTCTTTAATCTTAGAAGCAGCTTGTCTGACCTACAAAAGTAAATTAGCTGTTTATTACTTGCTGCTTTCAAATGGTCGTTTTGCGTCATATATTCCTGAAATTAAACCAAGTGATTTACTGCGTGTGCCAATACCTGAATTATCGGTAGGAGATTTGCATAATATAAAAACAATTGATGATATAGATGAGCGCATACGACAAGCTTTTGAATTTAAAGATAGTGAATGGGTGCTAATTAATGACCTTTTCAATTACACCCTGCAAGATTTTAAAGGAAATAGTGCTTCTCCAGGAAGAAAAAGAACTCTTCGTATAGATAATAGTCAATCTCAGAATAACACTGAACCTGAACTGACAGCATATTGCGAGTATTTCTTGCGAGTTATGAAAGCAGGATTTGGACAAGATAAACAAGTCTGCGCCACCATCTTTCAGGAAATAAATAACACTTTTCTTCCTGTTCGTTTAGTCGCAATCTATCTAAATAGACCTGATTGTCATGGTGTACATATTGAACCTATTAACTCCCCTGACTTAATGGAACGCTTGGAGAATTTAAATAAGTTGTATATCAAAAGAGGAAGTATAGAAGATGGTGGCATCTTTTATCAACGTGTTGCCAGGATTTATGATTCTGTTCAATTAAATGAGGTGAATATTCCTACTATTTATTTAATCAAACCTGACAAAATTCGTTATTGGACTCGCTCTATGGCTTTAAGAGATGCTGATGAAGTAGCAGCAGATATTATGACTTAG
- the modD gene encoding ModD protein gives MRNVLSDAAIAQLIEEDVPYVDLTTFGLGIGKQPGEIEFYSRHPMVVCATEEAARVFEQCGAKVLTHVESSTKLAAKQLILKAAGSAEALHIAWRIALNLLEYTSGIATRTNSLVEAAHQINPSVGIVGTRKVFPGTRALSVKAILAGGAIPHRLGLSESILIFKEHLTYLGGMSELLKALPALKQRFQEHKMAMEVETVADAWAIAQAGVDIIQFDKVSSADLKPVVLSLKHQYPNIKIAVAGGITLDNVQDYASTGVDLLVTSYPYFGKPADIGVKMSDVD, from the coding sequence ATGAGGAATGTACTTTCAGACGCGGCGATCGCCCAACTCATTGAGGAGGATGTTCCCTATGTTGATTTGACTACATTTGGACTCGGAATTGGTAAGCAACCAGGTGAAATCGAGTTTTATTCCCGTCATCCAATGGTGGTTTGTGCCACAGAGGAAGCTGCCAGAGTCTTTGAACAGTGTGGTGCTAAAGTTCTTACTCACGTTGAAAGCAGCACTAAACTGGCGGCAAAACAACTGATCTTAAAAGCGGCAGGTTCAGCCGAAGCCTTGCATATTGCCTGGAGAATTGCACTTAATTTGTTGGAATATACCTCTGGGATTGCCACTCGTACCAATAGTTTGGTCGAAGCGGCGCATCAGATCAATCCATCAGTCGGAATTGTCGGTACACGCAAAGTGTTTCCCGGTACGCGTGCGCTATCCGTTAAGGCTATCTTGGCAGGTGGAGCTATTCCTCATCGTTTGGGGTTGTCTGAGAGCATTCTGATCTTCAAGGAGCATCTGACTTACCTTGGTGGGATGTCAGAACTGTTGAAAGCCTTGCCTGCACTTAAACAACGCTTCCAAGAACACAAAATGGCGATGGAAGTAGAAACCGTAGCAGATGCCTGGGCGATCGCTCAAGCCGGAGTGGATATTATTCAGTTTGATAAAGTTTCCTCTGCTGATCTCAAGCCCGTGGTACTGTCACTCAAGCATCAGTATCCCAACATCAAAATAGCTGTGGCTGGGGGAATTACCTTAGACAACGTTCAGGACTATGCCAGCACGGGAGTTGATCTCCTGGTAACAAGCTATCCCTATTTTGGCAAACCTGCTGATATTGGTGTGAAAATGTCGGACGTGGACTGA
- a CDS encoding DUF2214 family protein: protein MWESAITAYLHYLGFMLAFGALVVESQNLRKDISLAEAWRVVTADAIYGISAITILLTGILRVIYFGKGSDYYLNSPVFYTKVGIFILVSLLSLYPTFSFLSWIKHLRNNEPPQIELPQLQRLSWLIRGELVGFALIPLLAALLARGMKPF from the coding sequence ATGTGGGAAAGTGCTATTACGGCATATTTACATTATCTGGGCTTTATGCTGGCATTTGGGGCGTTAGTGGTTGAAAGTCAAAATTTGAGAAAAGATATCAGTCTGGCAGAAGCGTGGAGAGTGGTGACGGCAGATGCCATTTATGGTATTTCAGCCATCACAATCCTGCTCACAGGCATATTGAGAGTAATTTACTTTGGTAAAGGAAGCGATTACTACCTTAACAGTCCAGTCTTTTACACCAAAGTCGGGATATTCATCCTGGTGAGTTTATTGTCTCTGTATCCTACCTTTTCATTTCTGTCTTGGATTAAGCACTTGCGAAATAACGAACCTCCTCAAATTGAATTACCGCAATTGCAGCGACTCTCTTGGCTAATCAGGGGCGAATTAGTTGGGTTTGCACTCATCCCCTTGTTAGCAGCACTTTTAGCACGGGGAATGAAACCCTTTTAA
- a CDS encoding FdhF/YdeP family oxidoreductase, which yields MDNLPQSKSSSPAGGGLPVIQYWVEQTLSAQGLQLWQTLNHKSACLSCAWGTGGQKGGFVNEAGEYLQRCAKSVEAIAAELQPGIKPNFFQKYSISELQKLTSQECDRLGRLTYPLILRSGSSHYQRISWEEVYHIATQAFNLPPARIASYSSGRSSNEAAYLLQLLMRSLGSNNLADCSDLCHAPSTVGLKKVFGSGTSMVSLEHLKHSDCIVLIGSNAPANHPRLMNELIKLRERGGKVIIINPQIEIGLVKFASPAFPLKSLLTGGSDISSLYLQPIPGSDVALFVGLQKSLVEQNLIKTEYLKSYTKDWQKIIDYANNISWNEITNICGLSPEEITATAYIIGKSERVVFAWAMGITQHANGVDNVFSIANTALITGNAGKIGAGTMPIRGHSNVQGFGSMGVTVNLREEIKQALSQLLGKPLNETPGYHTRDLITAAELGKIDTLFCLGGNLYAANPDLQQAKQALSQIETIFYLATKPNLGHFHGLAKQQTLILPVFNRFENPHKTTTESGNNFVRLNDEGKSHLKPPDADLISEIELITEIAHRLHGETPINWRKLQDTVYVRELIAKTIPGYEKIGTIDQTKQEFLIAGRILDEPKFTTSDGKAQMFVTPLPQLSLPTKAEFGVPENQPGIVVILGTGRSYGQHNTVVYRSEDKYRGMPHRHCILMNPLDVKKAGFQEHQRVTVKGDGGELENIEIIGGAILEGVAFMFYPEANVLFKAKVDPHSGTPAYKRVPVCITAHRLL from the coding sequence ATGGATAACTTACCTCAAAGCAAGTCTAGCTCCCCGGCTGGGGGTGGTTTACCTGTGATTCAGTATTGGGTAGAACAAACTCTCTCAGCACAAGGATTACAATTATGGCAAACTCTCAATCATAAAAGTGCGTGTTTATCCTGTGCTTGGGGTACGGGTGGACAAAAAGGGGGATTTGTTAATGAAGCGGGAGAATATTTACAACGCTGTGCTAAAAGTGTAGAGGCGATCGCGGCGGAATTGCAACCAGGAATTAAACCAAATTTTTTCCAAAAATATAGTATAAGTGAATTACAAAAACTGACTTCTCAAGAATGCGATCGCTTGGGTAGATTAACTTATCCTCTTATTCTCAGATCAGGTTCATCTCATTATCAACGGATTAGCTGGGAAGAAGTTTATCATATCGCTACACAAGCCTTTAATTTACCCCCAGCACGAATTGCTAGTTATAGTTCTGGGCGTTCATCGAATGAAGCTGCTTATTTACTACAATTACTCATGCGATCGCTAGGTAGTAATAACCTAGCAGACTGTTCAGATTTGTGTCACGCCCCTTCAACAGTAGGATTAAAAAAAGTTTTCGGCTCAGGTACATCAATGGTAAGCTTAGAGCATCTAAAACATAGTGATTGTATTGTTTTAATTGGTTCTAATGCACCTGCAAATCATCCACGACTGATGAACGAATTAATCAAATTGCGGGAAAGAGGCGGTAAAGTCATTATTATTAATCCCCAAATTGAAATCGGCTTAGTTAAATTTGCATCTCCTGCATTTCCCCTCAAATCTTTGCTCACAGGAGGTTCAGATATATCTTCTTTATATTTACAACCAATTCCTGGTAGTGATGTGGCATTATTTGTGGGGTTACAAAAATCCCTGGTTGAACAGAATTTAATTAAAACTGAATATCTTAAATCCTATACAAAAGATTGGCAGAAAATTATAGATTATGCTAATAATATATCATGGAATGAAATAACTAATATATGTGGTTTATCCCCAGAAGAAATCACAGCAACAGCTTATATAATTGGTAAATCCGAGCGTGTAGTTTTTGCTTGGGCTATGGGGATAACTCAACACGCTAACGGTGTAGATAATGTTTTTAGTATTGCCAATACAGCCTTAATCACAGGTAATGCTGGTAAAATTGGTGCCGGGACAATGCCCATTCGAGGACATTCCAATGTGCAAGGATTTGGTTCAATGGGTGTCACTGTCAACTTGCGGGAAGAAATCAAACAAGCACTATCTCAACTATTAGGTAAACCCTTAAATGAAACTCCTGGTTATCATACCCGTGACTTAATAACAGCAGCAGAATTAGGAAAGATAGATACACTATTTTGTTTAGGGGGAAATCTGTATGCAGCCAATCCAGACTTACAGCAAGCAAAACAGGCATTATCACAAATAGAAACCATTTTTTACTTAGCTACTAAACCGAATTTAGGACATTTTCACGGATTAGCTAAACAGCAAACTTTAATATTACCTGTATTTAATCGCTTTGAAAATCCTCATAAAACAACAACTGAATCTGGTAATAACTTTGTAAGGTTAAATGATGAAGGTAAAAGTCATTTGAAACCACCTGATGCTGATCTAATTTCAGAAATAGAATTAATCACAGAAATTGCTCATCGTTTACATGGTGAAACACCGATAAATTGGCGTAAACTGCAAGATACAGTTTATGTGAGAGAATTAATTGCTAAAACCATTCCGGGCTATGAAAAAATTGGCACAATTGACCAAACAAAACAAGAATTTCTGATTGCAGGACGGATTTTAGATGAACCGAAATTTACCACATCTGATGGCAAAGCGCAGATGTTTGTCACACCTTTACCACAATTATCACTACCAACTAAAGCAGAGTTTGGTGTGCCAGAAAATCAACCAGGAATTGTAGTTATTTTAGGAACAGGACGCAGCTATGGTCAACATAATACTGTGGTTTATCGTAGTGAAGATAAATATCGAGGAATGCCCCATCGGCACTGTATTTTAATGAATCCTCTGGATGTAAAAAAAGCGGGATTCCAGGAACATCAGCGAGTCACAGTCAAAGGAGATGGGGGAGAACTAGAAAATATTGAAATTATTGGTGGGGCAATTCTTGAAGGTGTAGCTTTTATGTTTTATCCTGAAGCTAATGTTTTATTTAAAGCAAAAGTTGATCCGCACAGTGGCACACCTGCTTACAAAAGAGTTCCAGTTTGTATTACAGCTCATCGGCTTCTTTAA
- a CDS encoding site-2 protease family protein: MNGTIRVGNLFGIPFYIHPSWFLVLGLVTWTYSGGLMAQFPQLSGGLALILGLTTALLLFASVVAHELGHSFVAIRQGINVNSITLFIFGGLASLEQESKTPAGAFWVAIAGPLVSLLLCGIVTAIGVTTAISGPLAAILGVLASVNLALALFNLIPGLPLDGGNILKAIVWKITGKPYKGVTFASRVGQIFGWVAIASGLIPLFLFGSFANFWNLLIGFFLLQNAGNAAQFARVQEKLTGLTAADAVTINSPIVSDHLSLREFADQQIVQGNNWQRFLVTNDAGQLVGAIALDDLRSINTTLWSETQVRDVMRSIQSTTIPSNQPLLEVVQLLEQQKLSALPVIRDNGVLVGILEKAAIIQLLQSSTEPSPA; this comes from the coding sequence ATGAATGGCACAATTCGCGTTGGCAATCTCTTCGGTATCCCCTTTTACATACATCCGTCTTGGTTTCTAGTTCTGGGCTTGGTAACTTGGACTTATAGTGGCGGACTCATGGCACAATTCCCGCAATTATCCGGGGGATTGGCTTTAATACTAGGATTGACGACAGCTTTGTTGTTGTTTGCCTCTGTCGTCGCCCACGAGTTAGGACACAGCTTCGTAGCTATCCGCCAGGGAATTAATGTTAATTCAATCACATTATTTATCTTTGGTGGGTTGGCTAGCTTAGAACAAGAATCAAAAACCCCAGCCGGAGCTTTTTGGGTAGCGATCGCCGGGCCTTTAGTTAGTCTGCTGTTATGCGGTATTGTCACAGCAATCGGTGTGACTACTGCTATATCCGGCCCCTTAGCTGCTATTCTCGGTGTTCTGGCATCTGTAAATTTGGCATTAGCTTTGTTCAACCTCATTCCTGGCTTACCTTTGGATGGTGGTAATATCCTCAAAGCTATTGTATGGAAAATTACAGGTAAACCCTATAAAGGTGTTACCTTTGCTAGCCGAGTTGGACAAATCTTTGGTTGGGTAGCGATCGCTTCTGGTTTAATCCCCTTATTCTTGTTTGGTAGCTTCGCCAACTTCTGGAATTTATTAATCGGATTCTTCTTACTGCAAAATGCGGGTAATGCAGCCCAATTTGCGAGAGTGCAAGAAAAACTCACAGGATTGACAGCAGCAGATGCAGTGACAATTAATAGTCCAATTGTCTCGGATCACCTCAGCCTCAGAGAGTTTGCAGATCAGCAAATTGTCCAAGGTAACAACTGGCAACGGTTTTTAGTTACCAACGATGCAGGACAATTAGTGGGTGCGATCGCTCTGGATGACTTACGGAGTATTAATACAACACTGTGGTCAGAAACACAAGTCAGAGATGTGATGCGATCAATTCAATCTACCACTATCCCATCAAATCAACCATTACTAGAAGTAGTGCAACTGTTGGAACAACAAAAATTATCGGCACTGCCTGTAATTCGTGATAACGGTGTGCTAGTCGGAATTCTCGAAAAAGCTGCGATTATTCAACTACTGCAAAGTAGTACCGAACCCAGCCCTGCATAG
- the ygfZ gene encoding CAF17-like 4Fe-4S cluster assembly/insertion protein YgfZ: MSTTALDGKDATAIQAATAGVAVCDRSFWGRIRVSEADRLRFLHNQSTNDFQSLKPGQGCDTVMVTSTARTIDLVSAYVLDDAVLLLVSSKRREYLIQWLDRYIFFADQVQLTDVTDETATFSLIGPGSDAVVKKLGAGAIIGQPYGNHIVVDRDMIIAVGSGLAAPGYTMILPVSLKEKVWQQIIELGAVELSDRAWEHLRILQGRPAPDAELTDEYNPLEVGLWQTISFNKGCYIGQETIARLNTYKGVKQYLWGIRLNNPAVIGDTITVGDEKVGKLTSLTATPDGYFGLGYIKSKAGNVGLKVQVGNSEGEIVAIPFVSHEYP; the protein is encoded by the coding sequence ATGTCAACCACTGCACTTGACGGTAAAGACGCAACCGCTATCCAAGCCGCAACAGCAGGAGTTGCTGTGTGCGATCGCTCTTTTTGGGGACGTATCCGTGTTTCTGAAGCTGATCGTTTGCGTTTTTTACACAATCAGAGTACCAATGATTTCCAAAGCCTGAAACCAGGACAAGGCTGTGATACTGTCATGGTAACATCTACAGCCCGCACCATTGATTTAGTCAGCGCCTATGTTCTCGATGATGCGGTGCTATTGTTAGTTTCATCTAAGCGTCGCGAGTATTTAATCCAATGGCTGGATCGTTATATTTTCTTTGCTGATCAAGTGCAATTAACCGATGTTACCGATGAAACCGCTACTTTTAGCCTCATCGGCCCAGGAAGTGATGCTGTAGTTAAAAAGTTAGGTGCTGGGGCAATTATCGGTCAACCCTACGGAAATCATATTGTGGTAGATAGAGATATGATCATCGCTGTAGGTAGTGGCTTGGCTGCACCTGGATATACAATGATTTTGCCTGTGTCTTTAAAAGAGAAAGTATGGCAGCAGATTATAGAATTAGGAGCAGTAGAGTTAAGCGATCGCGCTTGGGAACATTTACGCATTTTACAAGGTAGACCAGCCCCAGATGCCGAACTCACCGATGAGTATAATCCTTTGGAAGTGGGTTTATGGCAGACTATTTCCTTTAATAAAGGTTGCTATATCGGTCAAGAAACCATCGCCAGGTTAAATACATATAAAGGTGTCAAACAATATCTTTGGGGGATTCGTCTCAACAACCCCGCAGTCATAGGAGACACAATTACAGTTGGAGATGAAAAAGTCGGTAAACTCACAAGTTTGACTGCAACCCCTGATGGTTACTTTGGATTAGGTTACATTAAAAGCAAAGCTGGTAATGTAGGTTTAAAAGTACAAGTAGGAAACTCTGAGGGGGAAATAGTCGCTATCCCATTTGTTTCACACGAGTACCCTTAA